A single genomic interval of Polynucleobacter necessarius harbors:
- a CDS encoding electron transfer flavoprotein subunit beta/FixA family protein yields MKILVVVKRVVDYNVKIRVKSDNSGVDLANVKMSMNPFDEIAVEEAVRLKEAGVATEVVVVSAGAIQCQETLRTALAIGADRAILVETDADLQPLAVAKILKALSEKEQVQIIILGKQAIDDDSNQTGQMLASLLDIPQATFASKVVVADGKATVTREVDGGLETIALSLPAVITTDLRLNEPRYVTLPNIMKAKQKAIDIVKLEKLGVDIAPRLKILKVEEPPKRSAGVMVADVAALVEKLKHEAKVI; encoded by the coding sequence ATGAAAATCTTAGTAGTTGTAAAACGCGTTGTCGATTACAACGTCAAAATTCGAGTGAAGTCGGATAACTCCGGTGTGGATTTGGCTAACGTCAAAATGAGTATGAATCCTTTTGACGAGATTGCTGTTGAAGAGGCGGTGCGCTTAAAAGAGGCTGGCGTTGCCACTGAAGTGGTTGTCGTGAGTGCTGGTGCAATCCAGTGTCAAGAAACTCTCCGTACTGCCTTGGCTATTGGTGCAGACCGTGCCATCCTGGTTGAAACAGATGCCGACTTGCAGCCTTTAGCTGTAGCGAAGATTCTCAAGGCACTCTCTGAAAAAGAACAGGTGCAGATCATTATTTTAGGTAAACAAGCGATTGATGACGATAGCAATCAAACAGGTCAGATGCTGGCTAGTTTGTTAGATATCCCTCAGGCAACTTTTGCGTCTAAAGTGGTTGTTGCTGATGGTAAAGCTACCGTGACTCGTGAAGTCGATGGTGGCCTAGAAACAATTGCGCTTTCATTGCCTGCAGTTATTACGACTGACTTGCGTTTGAATGAGCCACGCTACGTGACTTTGCCGAATATCATGAAGGCCAAGCAAAAGGCAATTGATATCGTGAAGCTTGAAAAGTTGGGTGTGGATATTGCCCCACGCCTCAAAATACTTAAAGTAGAAGAGCCGCCTAAGCGCTCCGCAGGGGTGATGGTTGCTGATGTAGCAGCTCTGGTAGAAAAACTTAAACATGAAGCGAAGGTGATCTAA
- a CDS encoding electron transfer flavoprotein subunit alpha/FixB family protein: protein MAALVLAEHDNQSLKAATLNAVAAALQCSPEVDVLVAGNQSDAAASAAAQIPGVRKVIQVDAANLADQLAEPLAAQILAIASNYSHVLAPATANGKNVLPRVAAKLDVAQLSDITKVVSADTFERPIYAGNAIATVQSADPIKVITVRTTGFDPAAATGGSAAVEQAAAADSKAQSSFVGRELTKSDRPELTAAKIIVSGGRGVGSGEKYQEIITPLADKLGAALGASRAAVDAGYVPNDYQVGQTGKIVAPQLYIAVGISGAIQHLAGMKDAKVIVAINKDPEAPIFGVADYGLVADLNTAVPELTKALG, encoded by the coding sequence ATGGCGGCGCTAGTTCTTGCCGAACACGATAATCAATCCTTAAAAGCTGCAACTTTAAATGCGGTAGCAGCTGCTTTGCAGTGCTCACCAGAAGTTGACGTTTTAGTAGCTGGCAATCAGTCTGATGCCGCTGCATCTGCGGCCGCTCAAATTCCTGGCGTTCGTAAAGTGATTCAGGTTGATGCGGCAAATCTGGCTGATCAATTGGCCGAACCTTTGGCTGCGCAAATCCTCGCGATTGCAAGCAACTATAGTCACGTCTTGGCCCCAGCAACTGCTAACGGTAAGAATGTATTGCCACGCGTCGCAGCTAAGTTAGATGTTGCCCAGCTATCCGATATTACTAAGGTAGTCTCGGCTGATACTTTTGAGCGTCCAATTTATGCGGGCAATGCGATTGCTACCGTGCAATCAGCCGATCCAATTAAAGTGATTACTGTGCGCACCACTGGCTTTGATCCTGCAGCTGCCACTGGCGGTTCAGCTGCTGTTGAGCAAGCTGCCGCTGCTGATAGCAAGGCGCAATCATCCTTTGTGGGTCGTGAACTCACCAAGTCTGATCGTCCAGAACTGACTGCGGCCAAGATCATTGTCTCTGGTGGTCGGGGAGTGGGATCTGGTGAGAAGTATCAAGAAATCATTACCCCATTGGCCGACAAACTTGGTGCGGCGTTGGGGGCTTCTCGCGCAGCAGTTGATGCAGGCTATGTTCCAAACGACTATCAAGTAGGTCAGACTGGCAAGATTGTGGCTCCGCAACTTTATATCGCCGTTGGTATCTCTGGCGCTATTCAGCATTTGGCGGGCATGAAAGATGCTAAGGTGATCGTTGCCATCAATAAGGATCCGGAAGCGCCAATTTTTGGCGTTGCCGATTATGGCTTGGTAGCCGATCTGAATACCGCTGTGCCAGAGCTGACAAAAGCCCTGGGTTAA